The Kribbella sp. HUAS MG21 genome includes the window ATCCAGTCGACGTCGAAGCAGCTCAACCAGCTCGCGACCGGCGCCCGGAAGGTGTCGAACGGCGCCTCGGCGCTGGCCAAGGCGACACCGGCGCTGACGAACGGAATCAGTACTGCGTCCTCAGGGGCTCATGAGCTCAGCACAGGCGCCGGCCAGCTGAAGACAGGCCTCGGCACGCTGCAGACCGGTGCGCAGAAGCTCGCAGCCGGAGAGAAGCAGGCGGTGACCGGGCAGGGGCAGTTGCTGACCGGTGTGAACAGCCTCGCGACCGGTGTCGGTCAGTTGAAGACCGGCGCGACGCAACTGAACACCGGACTGGCCGAGGGCGCGCAGGAGATCCCCAACCCGACCACCGATCAGCGCAAGGCGGTGGCCGAGACGCTGGGTGCACCTGTCACGCTGCAGAACGTCTCCCAGGCCACGGCCGACAGCTACGGCGCCGGCCTGGCGCCCTTCTTCCTCTGCCTGGCGTGCTGGATCGGCGCGTACGTTCTCTTCCTGCTGGTTCGCCCGCTGTCGCCGCGCGCACTGGCTGCGCTCCAGTCGCCGTTCCGCGTCGCGCTCGGCGGTTGGTTGCCTCCGGCCCTCTTCGGCGCCGTACAGGCCACGCTGGTCTTCGTGGCCGTCGTACTCGGGCTCGGGATCCACGCCGCGCACCCGTGGCTGACGGTCGGCTTCCTGATCCTGACGTCGTTCACGTTCGTCGCCATCCTGCACGCGCTGTCGGCGTGGTTCGGCGCGGTCGGGAAGTTCCTCGGCCTCGTGCTGATGGTCATCCAGCTGGTGAGTGCCGGCGGCACGTTCCCGTGGCAGACGATCCCGGAGCCGCTGTACTTCTTCCACCACGCGCTCCCGATGAGCTACGCGATCGACGGCGTCCGCCACCTCATGTACGGCGGTCCCGGCGCCTCCCTCGGCCAGGACCTGCTGGCGCTCGCCGCCTGGTTCGCCGCCGCGCTGGCCGCGTCGACCCTCGCCGCCCGCAACCAGCGCGTCTGGCCGGCGAAGAAGCTCCAGCCGGAGTTGGCGCTCTAGGTCCTGTCTGGTGATCCAGCGCCTAACTGTTGACGAAGGCGGCGGTCTCGGTGATGAGTTTGTGCGTGGTGGGTTGGTCGAAGAAGGTGATGAGCGCCTCGTACGTGCCCGCTTCGGCCGCGGACGGGTCGACCACGTAGCCGTAGTACCCGTCGGTGTAGCCGATGACGCGGGTGATCGGATACGTGCTGTCGGCCTGCAGGCACGCGCCGTGGACGGCGAAGAGCTCGACCGGCAGGTTGATCCAGCAGACGTCCCCCATCGTCACGGTGCTGATCGACAGGTCCAGCGCCGGCGGCAGCGACGCGGCAGCCATCAGCGCCTGACCGCGCGCACCGTCGAGACGGGTCTGGGAGATCCGCCCTGACGGGTCGTCCGAGCCGGTGTCGACCCGGCTCTCCACGACCGACGCGAGCTTCTCGGCCTCGTCGACCGGCGGCACCGACCGGACCGGCAGCGTCAGAGTGGTACGACGGATCGCCGGCGCCGACTGCGGGAGTTCGAG containing:
- a CDS encoding YhgE/Pip domain-containing protein, with translation MTALRMALSELRRLTAGRLPKLAVVALLLVPVLYGGLYLYANHDPYGRLDKIPTAVVVEDTGTTLSTGEKLNVGPQVADELVTSKSFDWHQVSRADATAGVSDGTYEFALVLPKTFSSDLASSADFKPRQAQLELLTNDANNYIAHTIANQVVAQVTKTVASQVSETAASQLLAGYNTIHKQVSTAAAGAAQLQNGLTSAATGVMKLQSGATQLNTAQKQLSAGANQLAAGTAQASQGAASLANGAKQLDNGLGTLKDKTATLPKQTKQLAAGADQVADGNEKVAATGQQVATASSALVRDLKAFDTQLAARLKQQGLSQHQIRVIMQETAKLRAPVVQANTKIQSTSKQLNQLATGARKVSNGASALAKATPALTNGISTASSGAHELSTGAGQLKTGLGTLQTGAQKLAAGEKQAVTGQGQLLTGVNSLATGVGQLKTGATQLNTGLAEGAQEIPNPTTDQRKAVAETLGAPVTLQNVSQATADSYGAGLAPFFLCLACWIGAYVLFLLVRPLSPRALAALQSPFRVALGGWLPPALFGAVQATLVFVAVVLGLGIHAAHPWLTVGFLILTSFTFVAILHALSAWFGAVGKFLGLVLMVIQLVSAGGTFPWQTIPEPLYFFHHALPMSYAIDGVRHLMYGGPGASLGQDLLALAAWFAAALAASTLAARNQRVWPAKKLQPELAL